In Kordia antarctica, the following proteins share a genomic window:
- a CDS encoding methyltransferase family protein, producing the protein MNTFLYYFIPIFFIGYFFSAFILKSIVTSKKIGKSALVLPKDDSAYGLIGKYFGITILAIFFYILFMMFQKDAFNSFFEYTFVNCLGIISCLISFIITVISQYQMKDSWRIGIDQTEKTNLITSGMFAFSRNPIFLGMLLSLLGLFLMQPNYITLFFFIITNILIQIQVRLEEEYLQKIHQQKYQTYKNNVARFFTLSVFRFRQY; encoded by the coding sequence ATGAACACATTTTTATACTATTTCATTCCGATATTCTTTATCGGGTACTTTTTTAGTGCCTTTATTCTAAAAAGTATTGTCACTTCCAAAAAGATTGGAAAGTCAGCATTAGTATTACCTAAAGATGATTCTGCGTATGGGCTAATTGGAAAATATTTTGGAATTACGATTCTGGCGATATTCTTTTATATACTGTTCATGATGTTTCAAAAAGATGCGTTTAATTCTTTTTTTGAATACACTTTCGTGAATTGTCTCGGAATTATTTCATGTCTAATTTCTTTCATCATAACCGTAATTTCACAATATCAAATGAAAGATTCTTGGCGAATTGGAATCGATCAAACAGAAAAAACAAACTTAATTACTTCGGGAATGTTTGCATTCTCTCGAAACCCAATATTTCTAGGAATGTTGTTGAGTTTACTTGGGTTATTTTTAATGCAACCGAATTATATAACGTTGTTTTTCTTCATCATTACAAACATTTTAATTCAAATTCAAGTACGATTAGAGGAAGAATATTTACAAAAGATCCATCAACAAAAATATCAAACTTATAAAAATAATGTAGCACGATTTTTTACACTATCGGTGTTCCGATTTCGTCAATACTAG
- a CDS encoding alanine/glycine:cation symporter family protein, producing MKSVQLIFLSIFLPFVAYAQEESQSLDTRINENFRNATSWFTDAIFAEIPITSEIGIPWVLIVLIIGASYFTGYFKFINIRGFFTAIKVVKGDYDDLESDHKVEVSESVSTTENNDNPDTIRVEGSDGEVSHFQALTAALSATVGLGNIAGVAIALSIGGPGATFWMILVGFLGMASKFVECTLGVKYREVDENGIVFGGPMYYLSKGLKERGLQRLGKILAVVFAVMCIGGSFGGGNMFQVNQAFQLFQYVTGGEESMFYGKGWLFGLIMAIFVGIVIIGGIKKIAKVTDKVVPVMVAIYVLAILIILGINYQSIPAAFGEIYNGAFSYEGVAGGFIGVLIQGFKRAAFSNEAGIGSSSIAHAAVKTNYAASEGLVALLEPFIDTVVVCTMTALVLIITGQISVGTEVSYEQGAILTSNALESGISWFPYVLTVAVILFAFSSMISWSYYGHQAWSYLFGRSKKAEYTYKTIFCIFVIIGAAASLQAVVDFADAMVFSMLVPNMIGLYLLAPKVKEELKRYKKAIKNHKSSTE from the coding sequence ATGAAATCAGTACAATTAATTTTCCTTAGTATTTTTCTACCTTTTGTAGCATATGCGCAAGAGGAATCACAATCGTTAGATACACGGATCAATGAAAATTTCAGAAATGCCACAAGTTGGTTTACCGATGCAATTTTTGCAGAAATTCCGATCACGAGCGAAATCGGAATTCCGTGGGTTTTAATTGTACTGATTATTGGTGCAAGCTATTTTACTGGCTATTTTAAGTTTATCAACATTCGCGGATTCTTTACGGCAATCAAGGTTGTCAAAGGTGATTATGACGATTTGGAAAGCGATCATAAAGTAGAAGTTTCTGAATCCGTTTCTACAACCGAAAATAACGATAATCCTGACACAATTCGTGTGGAAGGAAGTGATGGCGAAGTTTCACATTTTCAAGCTTTAACAGCCGCGTTATCAGCAACTGTCGGACTTGGAAATATTGCTGGCGTTGCCATTGCATTATCTATTGGCGGACCTGGCGCAACATTTTGGATGATTCTCGTCGGTTTCTTAGGAATGGCATCCAAATTTGTGGAATGTACACTTGGCGTGAAATACCGAGAAGTAGACGAAAACGGCATTGTATTTGGCGGACCAATGTATTATTTAAGTAAAGGCTTGAAAGAAAGAGGCTTGCAACGTTTGGGAAAAATTTTGGCAGTTGTATTCGCAGTTATGTGCATTGGCGGATCGTTTGGTGGCGGAAATATGTTTCAGGTAAATCAGGCGTTTCAATTGTTTCAGTATGTAACTGGCGGCGAAGAAAGTATGTTTTACGGAAAAGGTTGGTTATTCGGACTTATTATGGCAATTTTTGTTGGAATTGTAATTATTGGCGGCATTAAAAAGATTGCAAAAGTCACGGATAAAGTTGTTCCTGTAATGGTTGCGATTTATGTACTTGCCATTTTAATTATTCTAGGAATCAATTACCAAAGTATTCCAGCGGCATTTGGCGAAATTTATAATGGTGCATTTAGTTATGAAGGTGTTGCAGGCGGATTTATTGGCGTATTGATTCAAGGATTCAAACGTGCGGCATTTTCCAACGAAGCAGGAATTGGTTCGTCTTCCATTGCGCATGCAGCTGTAAAAACCAACTACGCAGCTAGTGAAGGTTTGGTAGCTTTATTAGAACCTTTTATTGACACAGTTGTCGTTTGTACCATGACAGCACTCGTATTAATTATCACAGGACAGATTAGTGTTGGAACCGAAGTTTCCTATGAACAAGGTGCTATTTTGACTTCTAACGCGCTCGAAAGCGGAATTTCTTGGTTTCCATATGTGTTAACAGTTGCCGTCATATTATTTGCGTTTTCTTCCATGATTTCGTGGTCGTATTACGGACATCAAGCGTGGTCATATTTATTTGGTCGAAGTAAAAAAGCGGAATATACGTATAAAACTATTTTTTGCATTTTTGTAATTATTGGTGCGGCAGCAAGTTTGCAAGCTGTTGTTGATTTTGCAGACGCAATGGTGTTTTCAATGTTAGTCCCAAATATGATCGGATTGTACTTATTAGCGCCAAAAGTAAAAGAAGAACTTAAGCGTTATAAGAAAGCGATTAAAAATCATAAATCTTCTACCGAATAG
- a CDS encoding DJ-1/PfpI family protein, which produces MRKILILLTFTLFAFSCQNNTSTPLNVQVENNEKQFPKLEPNRYNVGFLIMDGVFNTELTAPFDIFQHTIFRENIKAMNVFTVANTDEAVTTFEGMRILPDYNYLNDSLPKIDILVIPSAEHHLDTDLDDKKMIAFVQKVAKDAEFVTSHCDGAFVLAKAGLLDNVASTTFPSDIKKMREMFPKLDIRDNTLFVHDGKYITSAGGAKSFEAALYLCEYLYGKEIAKSLAGGLVIDWTLDGYPHTIIKE; this is translated from the coding sequence ATGAGAAAAATACTAATACTTTTAACGTTTACATTATTCGCTTTCAGTTGTCAAAATAACACTTCGACTCCACTCAATGTACAAGTAGAAAATAACGAGAAACAATTTCCGAAGCTTGAACCGAATCGTTATAATGTTGGTTTTTTAATTATGGATGGCGTGTTTAACACAGAATTGACAGCGCCTTTTGATATTTTTCAGCATACTATTTTTCGTGAGAATATTAAAGCAATGAACGTTTTCACAGTCGCAAATACTGATGAAGCTGTAACTACGTTTGAAGGCATGCGAATTTTGCCCGATTATAATTATTTGAATGATAGTTTACCTAAGATTGATATTTTAGTGATTCCAAGTGCCGAACATCATTTAGACACCGATTTAGACGATAAAAAAATGATTGCGTTTGTACAGAAAGTTGCCAAAGATGCTGAATTTGTAACTTCGCATTGCGATGGCGCTTTTGTATTAGCCAAAGCTGGATTGCTTGATAATGTGGCTTCCACTACATTTCCGAGCGATATTAAAAAAATGCGCGAAATGTTTCCGAAATTAGATATTAGAGACAACACACTTTTTGTGCATGATGGAAAATACATTACATCAGCCGGCGGCGCAAAATCATTTGAAGCTGCACTATATTTGTGTGAATATTTATACGGGAAAGAAATTGCCAAAAGTCTCGCTGGTGGATTGGTGATTGATTGGACATTAGACGGTTATCCGCATACAATAATTAAAGAATAA
- a CDS encoding sigma-70 family RNA polymerase sigma factor, translated as MTTTEVWETYAEDVKRLIMSKVKDTQITDDLVQEVFIKVHTKLTTIKDERKVKSWLLSVSRNTVLDYFRKSDKEIPLEKEETIASDETYTHSEKDCLPGIIKNLPKKYRNPLLLSDIKGIKQAEIASQLNLPLATVKSQIQRGRKLIVQGYMDCCDYKLNDKGFLIGEVKDEKQCKVCG; from the coding sequence ATGACAACTACGGAAGTTTGGGAAACCTATGCAGAAGATGTAAAACGCTTGATTATGAGTAAGGTAAAAGATACTCAAATCACAGACGATTTGGTACAAGAAGTATTCATCAAAGTGCATACAAAACTCACTACAATTAAAGATGAACGCAAAGTGAAATCGTGGTTGTTGAGCGTGAGCAGAAATACGGTATTAGATTATTTTCGAAAATCTGACAAAGAAATTCCTTTAGAAAAAGAAGAAACAATTGCAAGTGATGAAACCTATACACATTCCGAAAAAGATTGCTTACCAGGAATTATCAAAAATCTACCGAAAAAATATAGAAATCCGTTATTGTTATCGGATATCAAAGGAATAAAACAAGCCGAAATTGCTTCTCAATTAAACTTGCCATTGGCAACTGTGAAATCGCAAATACAACGCGGACGCAAACTCATTGTTCAAGGATATATGGATTGCTGCGATTATAAACTCAACGACAAAGGATTTTTAATTGGCGAGGTTAAAGATGAAAAACAATGTAAAGTCTGTGGTTAA
- a CDS encoding TlpA family protein disulfide reductase, with protein sequence MSKKLLSIAPIVIIIPIICITMFILSSSKNHEEKDSQIIIEEKISDPELTFGKPIKTNNIVVIGKSDDPGVFKRPNFINDTYLFGRPHKDLEKNIQNDSITFILKKIDKPLLMEFSPSGDKKYFSTIIYISPNDTVLFEVKNNKLIFTGKNATQNNLYTKLEAETLEYGKTPYEDNLLSYKEKIKAVYEDKKQFFNNYISKNKVSKEFISAFEKLLKYEYYDNLASPRNVMVISKNGDFYVNDYNALPTLIEKEYLNSEIPFDSDAYFDGLSVKDFQDIEAMRNTHFFKNSISVLVQHHFTKHDAPYYSEERFKAEIDFTEKNFKGKIRDYIIGRMIWDYYNKGFAFGSQNINFMVNVIDEYMASVEGKETHITAMQEIKNDILTYDFEMSESALNSKMINHVGDTITLRDIFNRSKKRIKVVDFWASWCPPCIKQIQESKPFKDRLSVENNVEWIYLSIDTDREKWLEKGKQLDNFLNFRNSYVLVKGKKSSLARALQVHQIPRYVIFDKNHKVIVNSAPSPSDEEVFERIIDDAQSPKPIR encoded by the coding sequence ATGTCAAAAAAGCTCTTATCCATAGCTCCAATTGTTATCATTATTCCTATTATATGTATAACAATGTTTATTTTGAGTTCTTCAAAAAATCATGAAGAAAAAGATTCACAAATTATAATCGAAGAAAAAATATCTGACCCTGAATTAACTTTTGGTAAGCCTATAAAAACCAATAATATTGTAGTTATAGGTAAATCAGATGATCCAGGAGTTTTTAAACGTCCAAATTTTATAAACGACACGTATCTTTTCGGAAGACCACATAAAGATTTGGAAAAGAATATTCAAAACGATTCAATTACTTTTATCCTTAAAAAAATAGATAAACCGTTACTTATGGAATTTTCTCCTAGTGGCGATAAAAAATATTTCTCTACTATTATATATATTTCTCCTAATGATACAGTTCTATTTGAGGTTAAAAATAATAAGTTGATATTTACTGGAAAAAATGCTACACAAAATAATTTGTATACAAAATTGGAAGCAGAAACACTTGAATATGGCAAAACACCTTATGAAGACAACTTGCTTTCTTATAAAGAAAAGATAAAAGCTGTTTATGAAGATAAGAAACAATTTTTCAATAATTATATTTCTAAAAATAAAGTTTCTAAAGAGTTTATTTCCGCATTTGAGAAGCTTTTAAAATATGAATATTATGATAATTTGGCAAGCCCTAGAAATGTTATGGTAATTTCAAAAAATGGCGATTTTTATGTAAATGATTACAACGCATTACCTACTTTGATTGAAAAAGAATACCTAAACAGCGAAATTCCATTTGACAGTGATGCATATTTTGACGGTCTTTCTGTTAAAGATTTTCAAGACATCGAAGCAATGCGAAATACGCACTTTTTTAAAAATAGTATTAGTGTATTAGTTCAGCATCACTTTACAAAACATGATGCTCCTTATTATTCAGAAGAAAGATTTAAAGCTGAAATAGATTTTACAGAAAAAAATTTTAAAGGTAAAATTAGAGACTATATCATTGGAAGAATGATTTGGGATTACTATAATAAAGGCTTTGCTTTTGGTTCACAAAATATAAACTTTATGGTTAATGTAATAGATGAATATATGGCCTCAGTTGAAGGCAAAGAAACACACATTACTGCCATGCAAGAAATCAAAAACGACATTCTAACCTACGATTTTGAAATGTCTGAATCTGCTCTGAATTCAAAAATGATCAATCATGTTGGCGATACAATTACGTTGCGTGACATTTTTAATCGTTCCAAAAAACGTATCAAAGTAGTTGATTTTTGGGCAAGTTGGTGTCCGCCATGCATTAAACAAATTCAAGAAAGCAAACCTTTTAAAGATCGCCTTTCGGTAGAAAATAATGTAGAATGGATTTATCTTTCTATTGATACTGACCGTGAAAAATGGTTAGAAAAAGGAAAACAACTCGATAATTTTTTGAATTTTAGAAATTCATATGTACTCGTAAAAGGGAAAAAATCGTCATTAGCGAGAGCACTTCAAGTGCATCAAATTCCTAGATATGTAATCTTTGATAAAAATCATAAAGTGATTGTAAACAGCGCACCAAGTCCGTCCGATGAAGAAGTTTTTGAGCGAATTATTGATGATGCACAATCGCCAAAACCTATTCGGTAG
- a CDS encoding helix-turn-helix domain-containing protein, translating into MYAHIESTVTAIVCLLTAFVIQRIYEKERKQQNLNTISGIKWFGLAIFSWGIGALVTLILINYAAFSATSKWLVYWSVFISLINSLFILLSLPSIEHQKERNMIVRIVERFSVKEFMMLFCGIFFMIAFVFIATSYNNQEISNSFIWLIDIPISLVVALALLYELNKAFTNRKMKFMYLPCFSLFVLIVIAVSHRIIPHEMVEEFISLSNWSLIGIITSLSFKFIFILLFSILLYSWKFLSEKEQQQSEFALLETERTALHSENEKLKIANESHIDTIQSLTKKLDRKKKKVAKLKEASKIELSDRQKEVLANLGICGAKKSYTEIAEAMHISVDGFQAHVYQIKKILNISGSAGKEQLIAYAIENKLLQFATISCD; encoded by the coding sequence ATTTACGAAAAAGAACGAAAACAGCAAAACCTGAATACAATTAGTGGTATTAAATGGTTTGGATTGGCGATTTTTTCTTGGGGAATTGGCGCGTTAGTTACCTTAATTTTAATCAATTACGCTGCATTTTCTGCAACTTCCAAATGGTTGGTATATTGGAGTGTTTTTATCTCGTTAATCAATTCGTTATTTATTCTTTTATCGTTGCCATCTATTGAACATCAAAAAGAACGGAACATGATTGTCAGGATTGTAGAACGTTTTTCTGTAAAAGAATTTATGATGTTATTCTGCGGAATATTTTTCATGATCGCGTTTGTTTTCATTGCAACTTCGTACAATAATCAAGAAATTAGTAACAGTTTTATTTGGCTGATTGACATTCCGATTTCGCTAGTTGTCGCGTTGGCTTTACTATATGAATTGAACAAAGCATTTACCAATCGGAAGATGAAATTCATGTATTTACCCTGTTTTTCTTTATTTGTGTTGATCGTAATTGCGGTTTCACACAGAATCATTCCGCACGAAATGGTGGAAGAATTTATAAGTTTGTCCAATTGGAGTTTGATCGGAATTATTACGTCATTATCGTTTAAATTTATCTTTATTCTTCTCTTTTCAATTCTTTTATACAGTTGGAAATTTCTATCGGAAAAAGAACAACAACAATCTGAATTTGCACTGCTTGAAACTGAACGTACTGCATTGCATTCAGAAAACGAAAAGTTGAAAATTGCGAATGAAAGTCACATTGATACCATTCAATCCTTAACCAAAAAACTAGATCGAAAGAAAAAGAAAGTTGCCAAACTCAAGGAAGCTTCAAAAATTGAATTATCAGATAGACAAAAAGAAGTATTGGCAAACTTAGGTATTTGTGGTGCGAAAAAATCGTACACCGAAATCGCCGAAGCCATGCACATTAGCGTTGATGGTTTTCAGGCACATGTATATCAAATCAAAAAAATATTGAACATTAGCGGCTCGGCAGGAAAAGAGCAACTTATTGCGTACGCAATCGAAAACAAACTGCTACAATTCGCTACTATTTCGTGTGATTAG
- a CDS encoding vitamin K epoxide reductase family protein: protein MTVIEKLFLYLRKQHIYIDKKEFTFQFESHPEYPSLLAVSDTLNFFNISNGALHVDAVDFKLLPKTFFTKLQETNTDTLTLVETKQSDNQYRIYQGSKVKTVSRDSLLQKWKGIVFLIENSEETRTHSTKIKEKHILLLLSLLSFTFLLQYSFKNFAQLSFLMFPILGILLSLAASKKVFNFNNSFLNQFCNGSETRSCDTVLDSSQWKIFQKINLSDLSIAFFIAQFFMFFISEATQSLTYYFEIQKIVLLTTFPIVFLSVYYQKFSIKKWCPICVSIAGIIIIEALFVYVNYGTTFLLFDFYQFNRYVFFSLLSLLSWYVVKEQFIIRNQLKSELIQVNRFKRDYTIFKTVLTSKNAYTIPKTAISLGNANAELKLILITSPFCGYCEEPFRMLLRLLEQYKDRLCVELVYNINLEKIDVGAKLMLQNMLYIQQEFGNQKYVEALNYWYEVKDISLWLKKYKFKFDTKTIDKTLLTQRSWCVANKLTFTPCLFINEFQFPKQYSLNDLPFFIEDALEDFANNPAISRKAVNRVGTIINSI, encoded by the coding sequence ATGACAGTTATAGAGAAGCTCTTTTTGTATTTACGGAAGCAGCACATTTATATAGACAAGAAAGAGTTTACTTTTCAGTTTGAATCTCATCCTGAATATCCATCGCTCTTGGCTGTTAGTGATACATTAAATTTCTTTAATATATCAAATGGCGCATTGCACGTAGATGCTGTAGATTTTAAGCTGTTACCAAAAACATTTTTTACAAAATTACAAGAAACCAATACAGACACATTAACGCTTGTAGAAACCAAACAGTCTGATAATCAATATCGTATATATCAAGGTTCGAAAGTAAAAACCGTATCTAGAGATTCTCTTTTGCAAAAGTGGAAAGGTATTGTTTTTCTAATAGAAAATTCTGAGGAAACCCGTACACATTCAACCAAAATTAAAGAAAAGCATATTCTTCTTCTACTTTCATTGCTCTCCTTCACATTTTTACTTCAATATAGTTTCAAAAATTTTGCTCAGCTATCTTTTTTAATGTTTCCAATTTTAGGAATTTTACTTTCGTTAGCAGCTTCAAAAAAAGTATTCAATTTTAATAATTCATTCTTAAATCAGTTTTGCAATGGAAGTGAAACGCGTAGTTGTGACACTGTTCTTGATTCTTCTCAATGGAAGATTTTTCAAAAAATAAACCTCAGCGATCTTAGTATCGCATTTTTTATAGCTCAATTTTTCATGTTCTTTATTTCAGAAGCTACGCAGAGTTTGACGTATTATTTTGAGATCCAGAAAATAGTGCTTTTAACGACTTTTCCAATAGTATTTTTATCCGTTTATTATCAAAAATTTAGTATCAAAAAATGGTGTCCAATTTGTGTATCCATTGCTGGAATAATTATTATTGAAGCCTTGTTTGTCTACGTAAATTACGGAACTACTTTTTTACTTTTTGATTTTTATCAATTCAATCGATATGTATTTTTCTCGCTTCTTAGTTTACTTTCTTGGTATGTTGTTAAAGAACAATTTATAATAAGAAATCAATTAAAAAGTGAACTTATTCAAGTCAATAGATTTAAACGAGATTATACAATTTTCAAAACCGTTTTAACTTCTAAAAACGCGTATACAATTCCTAAAACTGCAATTAGTTTAGGAAATGCAAATGCCGAACTCAAACTCATCTTAATTACAAGTCCTTTTTGTGGTTATTGTGAAGAACCTTTTCGTATGCTTCTACGTTTACTTGAGCAATATAAAGATCGGTTATGTGTTGAACTTGTGTATAATATCAACTTAGAAAAAATAGATGTAGGTGCTAAATTAATGTTGCAAAATATGCTGTATATACAGCAAGAGTTTGGCAATCAAAAATATGTAGAAGCCTTAAATTATTGGTATGAAGTAAAAGATATTTCGCTATGGCTTAAAAAATATAAATTCAAATTTGACACAAAAACTATTGATAAAACATTACTAACTCAACGTTCATGGTGTGTTGCAAACAAGTTGACATTTACGCCATGTCTTTTCATCAACGAATTTCAATTCCCTAAACAATATTCCCTTAATGACCTTCCTTTCTTCATTGAAGATGCACTAGAAGATTTTGCTAATAACCCAGCGATAAGCCGAAAAGCTGTAAACAGAGTAGGCACTATAATCAACTCAATTTAA
- a CDS encoding DUF4328 domain-containing protein, with the protein MIFITTICINVISILLLIYQNHVLQNYDNTAAELSKIELLDIIVPISGVFQVVIFIVAIIFFVRWFKKAYGNLIRRHQPMEYSENGSAWGFFIPIINLYRPITTAKEIYLKTQHAIKEYNSNFKVDTETSFIVVWWILYIVNNFFANYASKKIDAAYDIPTFVDANTYLIISEVISIVAILGVLYLIHKITKVETLLKETNESVSSIDEIGTPIV; encoded by the coding sequence ATGATTTTTATTACGACAATATGTATAAATGTAATCTCAATTTTACTCTTGATTTATCAGAATCATGTGTTACAAAATTATGATAATACAGCCGCAGAATTGTCCAAAATTGAACTCTTAGATATAATTGTTCCTATTTCTGGTGTTTTTCAAGTGGTCATATTTATAGTTGCAATTATATTTTTTGTCCGTTGGTTTAAAAAGGCTTATGGAAATCTTATCCGAAGACATCAACCCATGGAATATAGCGAAAATGGTTCTGCATGGGGATTTTTTATTCCTATTATAAATTTATATCGCCCGATTACAACTGCGAAAGAAATCTATTTAAAAACACAACATGCGATTAAAGAATATAATTCTAATTTTAAAGTAGACACTGAAACTTCATTTATTGTAGTTTGGTGGATTCTTTATATAGTAAATAATTTTTTTGCGAATTATGCTTCAAAAAAAATAGATGCAGCTTATGATATTCCAACTTTTGTAGATGCCAACACATATTTGATTATTTCTGAAGTCATTTCTATTGTTGCGATTTTAGGAGTATTATATTTAATTCACAAGATTACAAAGGTGGAAACGCTGCTTAAAGAAACTAATGAATCTGTTTCTAGTATTGACGAAATCGGAACACCGATAGTGTAA